CATTGAAAACAGTAACTTGTTCTGGTCTATGTAGCGCTATTGAAAGTCCAAAATTACTATCATTAAAGCTTGGCAAGTTTTCGTCTTGAGCTAGCTTATTGATTTCATCTAAAATAGTTTTATCAATACTTAACTTCAAGAAATCATTAACAAATTGTAAGGCTTCTTTTTGTGTTGCATTGTTGCCATAGGTTAACATATTTATTCAAGGAATTAGTAAATCAAAAGCTTGAGCACCAAGTGAAAACTTATTGACAACACTTGCCTGACCATATGCTCCAATGAAACCTTTTCAAAGTTTTCAATTTTCATCGCCTTCATTAAAGCTGTTGAAGTCATAAATTAAGTCGGCAAGCGTCTTGCTTTTTTCGGGGACAATCTTTGTTTTTTCATCTAAACTTGTGGTTGTTTGAACAATAAAACTTTGAACTTTATTTAATTTTTCAATTACTTTTTTATCTATAATAATCTCGTTAGTTATTATGTTAAATTTCTTTAATATTTCTAAGGCTTTAATGTCTAATTCATGCAGACCAACCGAATTTCCTTTGATCGACATAACTTTTAAAATGTGTTCTTTTGCATAAGAAATATCATTATTGATTTGTTGATTTTTAAATATTGCTTTGCTTTGATCAGCACTCAAAAGTGCTGGGAAGAAAGCTAAAAAGTCACTAAAACTCAATTTTTCATCATCAGAATCAGGTGTAACGACTGATCCAGAACCACTTTCTACTTTACTTGTGCTTACCTTATCCGATAAGTTAAACATCTTAATAAGATTATCTTTAAATTCTCTGTTTGTGCCTGGATTATAGAACAATCCGTAAATTAAGGCCATCATTCCATCTTTAGGTCTTATGGTTTTTAAAGCAACTTTTTCTCTGAGTACTTTCTCTTTATTTGATTCATAATCAAAATCTGATTTTTTATATTCAAAATAATTAGTCGTCAAGTGCTCACTTAAATAATTAGATAAAACATTAAAATCAATGTTTTGCAAAATACTATTTAAGCCTTCTTTAACATTGTCGAATTTACCATCTTTGCTTACTTTGCTAAGTAATATTTTGATTCCATCAATCAATGAAGGAACTGATTCATTTAATTTTTTGTATAACAAGCTGTTTTTATCATCTAAATTAAGAACTTTTTGAAAATCTAAATTATTAATAAATGCTTTTAAGCCTGTTTTAAGGGTTTTCTGGTCAACAGACTTAAACAATCAATCAATCAATAATCCCGAACTTAGTCTGTTTGTGTATTTTTCTTTATTATGCTCAACCTGTTTCTTTCATTCGCTCTTGTATCACTCGTTAGCTAGCTTACTAAAATTATAAATATCAATGCTTCCGATAATATTTTGAAATGCTTTTATAACTTCTTTAGGATCATTCGAAAGGTAAATTAATTCTTCAGCACTTAAGAACTTACTTATGTCAAGACCAGCTAAACCAGTTATTAAAGAATAAATATTATTTACTTCTTTAACTAGATATTTTTTCTGGTTTTCTAAATTACCTTTTTCACTTAATTTAGCCTTAACTCTTTCAAAAATGCTAAATAAAATGCTTTTGAATATGTTGCCAGAATCACTGTGGCTTAGCTCATAAAGTAAATCGAGTCCTATTTTTGGAAGCAGTTCTCTATTAATTTTTGATGAAGTAAAAGCATTGGCAAAAGTGTTGCTGTTTAACACTTTTTTTACCGCTTTAGTAATTTGGAATACATTCTCTTGCGAAATAAATTCATCCTTAACCAAAACAGAATCTAATAGTTCTTTTTCAATAGCTTCCGCTAAGAAGTCAACTTTTCCAGTGGCCAAAATATCATTGATTAATTCTGCTCTTGGTGATAAAAACTGAGTAGGAACATAAGATATATTGGCTAATGACTGATCCTTTTTAGTTCATCCGTAGTCATCAGTTTTAATGAATTTAGTTGCTAATGTTACCTTATTTTGTTCCATTCATTTGGTTAATAAACCTTTATCAAAGCCGTGTTCTCCAGCTCCATCAATATGAACTGTTTTTCAAAATAGTTTGCCATCAGAATTTGCTAAAGTGACTAATTTATAGTTGTTTCCTCTAAAAGTTATTCCTAAATTTAGCTTCTTATACTCAGACTCTAAAGTCTTAGAATCAATATTTTTATTCTTATTATTAATTAAATATTTGTTCAAAAGAACAATTTTTGAACTCTCTTTTCTAATACCTTTTGTAACTGGATTTATGTCAGTTACTTCAGCAAATTCATAAATTGGCTCAACATACTTAGGATCTGGGAAAAGATTTCTACCTATTGATTGTATAAGCAATGAAGCAATATAAGGAGGTAGCTGATTCTCCTTATAAACTGAATCATCAAACTTGCTAGAAGGAATTAAAGCACTTTTTCTTTTTTGTTCTTCAAACAGCTTCCCTACATTAAGTTTAATGCCATCAACTTCGCCTTTTTCATCACCGATGTTTATGAAGTGAAAAACATTTTGTTTCTTTGTTTTTTCATCAATCGCATCAACAGTTATAGTTTTTCTTAATCCTAGGTTGGCTCTGCCACCAACTTCATCAGCAATCTTATCAATAATTATTTTTTTAGTAACTTCATATGCTTCTTGTTTAATTAAATTGAAGTTCTTATTTTTTAAATCTTTGTCATTAATAGCTTCTAGTAATGCTTTGTTGTAATTTAGTTGATTTTTATCTATAAATGACTCGATTTCAAGAATGCTTTTTGCGCCAGATTTGTCTATTCTATAGGATGATCCGCCTGGGAAATTAGTTCTAGATTCATTTATATTATTGTTTGAATTATCAGCATTGTATAACTTCTGTTTAGTGTCAGTTTCATTAATTGGAATACTAATATTAACTTCTTTTTTAGATAATTTAGTGCTATTATAAGGCTCAAAAACAGTTTTAATGTTTTTTGTTCAATTAGAAAACTCTGCTAATTCTTTTCATTTTTTATAATTAGCTGACTTGGGATCATTTTTGCTGCTTTCAAGCTCTTCCATAAAGGTTTTAAAAGCGCCTGTCCATTGATTTTTGTTTTCGCCAGTAAATGTTGTGTGGTAGTTTCATCTTTCAAATGAAACATTTTTGGTTTTTTTAGCAAGTAAATCTTTACTTATTTTGATTTCTTTGTTTTTTTGTATTTTCAAAATCTTTGCTGGCTTAACTTCAATTGATGGTTTATTATAAAAATCACTAATTGTTCATTCGCTTTTTACTTTTGACTTTTCATCCAATAAATAAGTGTTATTGGTGGTTGCTGATGTTGTGTCAGCAGACGGAGTTAAAGCCTCACCTTTATCTAAAAATTTAGATAAATTGTTGTTGTTTCCTTCGTTAATAAATACAAAATTATTGTCTGAGACTTTCTTAAATCCAAACTTTTCAATTCATTCGTTTGCAGGAATAATAATGCCTTTATTTTCTGCTAATCATCTTTGACCAACGCTATATTCGTTAGTGATTTTTTTGTCCAAAACATTTATAAACAATGGCTGAACTTGCTCAGCATAAACAAGATTAGGCTTGCTTGGATCTGTTCCTTTTTTAAGAATCATTAAATCTGAAAGGGTTAAATTTTCTTTGTCAAATGTTACTTTGTCAGTATTTTTTATGCTTTTGCTTTGAGTAACAGCTTCAAATTTGTCGCCTTTTTTCTCATAAAAAATAAAGTTTTTGTCTTCTTTTTTTAATTTGAAACTTGCACTATTCGCATCATTTTGATCTTTTCCTAATTTAAATTCAACAATTGAATTATTAGGATCAGCAGAATAAATTGAGTAAAGAATATCTAAGTCGTCTTTTTTAATATAGTAGTTACTAAGGCTTCCATTATTGCCACCATCAATACCAGTAAAATTGCTTAAGCTAATAAATTCATTATTTTGCAAATACAAAACATTCTCTATAGAATCCTTATACTCACCCTCGCCGTTCGCTAAATAATAATTGATCGACTTGTACTCTTTTACTCCATTTTGACCTAAAACCTGTCCATTGACAAAATAGCCTTGATTAAAGGCGCTTCCTTGACTTGGAAGGTTCAAATCTACAGATAAATCATGTTTCACAGATAACTTTTTGTAATTTTCAAAACCAGTGACAATAGATGATCTTAATGATGAAAGCAGGGTAAAAACAGCTGAAGTAATAAATATAAGTATACTTAAGCCGATAACCATAATTTTGTTTTTAGATAAGGACTTAAAAACTTCTTTAGATAGTCTTCACATAATAAAAAATTAATCCTAATTATAAAGTGTAAAAATTATACTAATATTTTTATAAAAAAATATTATTTATTATTTGTGCTAAATACATCTCGCTAAATAGTTTTTAAGACTGTTTGATAGGCTTTTTAGTCAATAGTAACGTTCTAAATTTATATTCTAGAGTTAAAAGAAAAAACGACGGTCTACATCGTTTCTCCTTTTTCTTCAGATTTTCCATCCAATATATCATCTATTGTAAGGTTAACGTTTTCAGCTTTTTCTTCTTTGCTTTCTGAAGGCAATTTCATATTCTTTGCAATGTATTCAATCTCTTCAGCAACAATTGTTTCTTTTTCTAATAAAGCTGTCTTAATCAACTCATGAAGTTCTCTGTTTTCTTCAATAATTTCCTTAGCTTTCTTTTCAGCCTCAGTAATTATGTTTCTTACCTCAATATCAATTTCGTGTGCAACCTGCGCCGAGAATTGTGCAGATTTTAAGTAGTCCCTACCTAAGAATGGAGAACCATCATCTTGTTCATATTGAATAGGTCCTAAATCAGACATACCCCATTCAGTAACCATTTTTCTTGCAATTTTTGTTGCTTTATGTAAGTCATCTGAAGCTCCTGTTGAAACATTTTCTTTTCCATAAATAATTTCTTCAGCAGCTCTACCACCCATAAAGCTGGTAATCATTGCAATAAGTTCTTTTTTGGTTAAGTTGTACTTTTCTTCTTCAGGTGTCATCAAGTTGTATCCACCAGCTTGACCACGAGGAATAATAGTAATTTTTTGCACCTTATTTGCACCTGGCATTTTGATACCAACAACAGCATGTCCTGCTTCATGATATGCAACCATTGTAAGCTCACTCTTGGTTATAACTCTGTTTTTCTTAGCAGGTCCAGCCATAACTCTATCTATAGCTTCATCAATATCATCACGTTCAATGATTTCTGAATCTCTTCTAACTGCTAGTAATCCAGCTTCATTAATAACATTTTCAAGTTGTGCACCAGAGTAACCAGGTGTTCTTTTTGCAACTTGTGCAAGGTTAACATTAAGTGAAACTCTTTTACCTTTGGCATGTAAATTAAGAATTTCTTCACGTTCTTTAACATCTGGAAGGCCAACAGTAATTGTTCTGTCAAATCTACCAGGACGAGTTAATGCAGGGTCTAAAACGTCGGTTCTGTTTGTTGCAGCAAAGAATAGAATTCCATTATTATCTTTCATCCCATCCATTTCAACAAGCAATTGGTTTAGTGTTTGTTCACGTTCATCGTGACCACCACCAATACCTGAACCTCTAGTTCTACCAATTGCATCAAGCTCATCAATAAAGATTATTGCAGGAGCATTTTTACGTGCTTCATCAACAACAGTTCTAACTCTTTTAGCACCTAGACCAACAAACATTTCAACAAAGTTTGATGCTGAAATAAAGTAGAAAGGAACATTAGCTTCACCAGCAGTTGCTTTAGCTAATAATGTTTTACCAGTACCAGGAGGGCCACCTAATAAAATACCGTGAGGCATTCTTGCACCAGCAATTTCGTATTTTTTAGGATTTTTTAAATAATCCACAATTTCTTTAATTTCTTCAACTGCTTCTTTATTTCCAGCTACATCCTTAAAGGTTTTGTCACTCTTAATTTTTTGCGCTGGATTCTTTTCATCCCCGATAGCACCAATCATGTTCATGCTTCTTTTCATCATTGAACGATACAATCAGAAAAGAATAATTATTCATAATAATGTAGGTAATACAGAAAGAGCAATTCTAGCAAATGTATTTGGTTTTTCTAAAACCAATCCTACAGTGCTTCATTGTGTTGATAGTACATTTGCATCAGCGCCGGGATGTTTTAGTAGATCTGCAATACTATATGTTTTGTCACCGATAGTAAACTTATCTGGCAAAATAAATGTTTTTTCAACGATA
This sequence is a window from Mycoplasmopsis agalactiae PG2. Protein-coding genes within it:
- a CDS encoding ABC transporter permease is translated as MWRLSKEVFKSLSKNKIMVIGLSILIFITSAVFTLLSSLRSSIVTGFENYKKLSVKHDLSVDLNLPSQGSAFNQGYFVNGQVLGQNGVKEYKSINYYLANGEGEYKDSIENVLYLQNNEFISLSNFTGIDGGNNGSLSNYYIKKDDLDILYSIYSADPNNSIVEFKLGKDQNDANSASFKLKKEDKNFIFYEKKGDKFEAVTQSKSIKNTDKVTFDKENLTLSDLMILKKGTDPSKPNLVYAEQVQPLFINVLDKKITNEYSVGQRWLAENKGIIIPANEWIEKFGFKKVSDNNFVFINEGNNNNLSKFLDKGEALTPSADTTSATTNNTYLLDEKSKVKSEWTISDFYNKPSIEVKPAKILKIQKNKEIKISKDLLAKKTKNVSFERWNYHTTFTGENKNQWTGAFKTFMEELESSKNDPKSANYKKWKELAEFSNWTKNIKTVFEPYNSTKLSKKEVNISIPINETDTKQKLYNADNSNNNINESRTNFPGGSSYRIDKSGAKSILEIESFIDKNQLNYNKALLEAINDKDLKNKNFNLIKQEAYEVTKKIIIDKIADEVGGRANLGLRKTITVDAIDEKTKKQNVFHFINIGDEKGEVDGIKLNVGKLFEEQKRKSALIPSSKFDDSVYKENQLPPYIASLLIQSIGRNLFPDPKYVEPIYEFAEVTDINPVTKGIRKESSKIVLLNKYLINNKNKNIDSKTLESEYKKLNLGITFRGNNYKLVTLANSDGKLFWKTVHIDGAGEHGFDKGLLTKWMEQNKVTLATKFIKTDDYGWTKKDQSLANISYVPTQFLSPRAELINDILATGKVDFLAEAIEKELLDSVLVKDEFISQENVFQITKAVKKVLNSNTFANAFTSSKINRELLPKIGLDLLYELSHSDSGNIFKSILFSIFERVKAKLSEKGNLENQKKYLVKEVNNIYSLITGLAGLDISKFLSAEELIYLSNDPKEVIKAFQNIIGSIDIYNFSKLANEWYKSEWKKQVEHNKEKYTNRLSSGLLIDWLFKSVDQKTLKTGLKAFINNLDFQKVLNLDDKNSLLYKKLNESVPSLIDGIKILLSKVSKDGKFDNVKEGLNSILQNIDFNVLSNYLSEHLTTNYFEYKKSDFDYESNKEKVLREKVALKTIRPKDGMMALIYGLFYNPGTNREFKDNLIKMFNLSDKVSTSKVESGSGSVVTPDSDDEKLSFSDFLAFFPALLSADQSKAIFKNQQINNDISYAKEHILKVMSIKGNSVGLHELDIKALEILKKFNIITNEIIIDKKVIEKLNKVQSFIVQTTTSLDEKTKIVPEKSKTLADLIYDFNSFNEGDENWKLWKGFIGAYGQASVVNKFSLGAQAFDLLIPWINMLTYGNNATQKEALQFVNDFLKLSIDKTILDEINKLAQDENLPSFNDSNFGLSIALHRPEQVTVFNESNGKFTNAKVEELASKNPKFRRYLSSQKRSLIELLGLIGASQQYSKYNKEPAESGKIYAPNGIYYETIKKAVDRYFSTKEFWEIKDIVLLIARSMQINFPIELFGLSRIIINPVLRSVYPQLMTSFLSTQKQSLGKINGNLAYIVSNRIGNFEEIIRDNSKKLELEAYFEQIWANKDTSLVPLDYSEEITLALDGARVNKIFNEQTKKATIFGIDFLNLAGKVVNGIVEPKELKDIVFNDISSYYAKVNYAYLSKNNKAIYNGELPRNNVEMESLLNTIDDKYILDVNGIKFLIVGEDTTVDYIYPVIDENHLQVNTQNQALVYLNNYGFSRIMAAYQGNVVKKNLLVVNGSKNSNEVVKRNITNIVDSSISDANKLKRVFSYDELDPINPERALRITTIEGMINVILSSIIALMSLFIIMVSVAIIFIIRRYIANKAKVFGILLAQGYRPIEIAISLLPFAMVTSLIGGILGYSIGFRTQILLQNVFSNYWTLPKSAIPFDFFSLFFNVFIPFLGMSLLIIVVALISLRKSSIDLITGVDDAPRGKLFNKIKKKFINKKNVKKRFSFTLAYSGFWKLASFGGSVLLTSIATMFGLANYKTFNNTINDTYKNRDYRFKIDLESPTTEGKYYSLYNPSELKDLIYTPIGSLNEGNRETSDYFKPGKSSIINPDNKANGNPGEFAPHLLSQFSVNVTVDAGVAADPWLIAYNGMPDSQKAKIDKIRDLVGHQLEWTQSLDENGKLITDPNKPIIKVDSNGLMSYEDASGKKYDFFKYYKSPNDEQGSFRLAHWDATNKEYVMKTIKTGDSGGRNEYRDFLVKAYQKNDIVRMQHEKLLAEGKELINPITNWKASRSDSDFWLVDKSDLDRQWVNDYFIGFGGILFDKHYDETYTYISGSYNNISSKIYGYRKPEDIKSAKVKLIDKNGNNLYDVLYNFKVENKVYPLVVNDVFAKKHKLGINDQIDFVISNRVDRYRQKLLEKIYANNPIKQADLKKQYDQNIKTKFRIVGINPTYINDELITTHSAANLLVGLPDNESSFNGVLTQNANPVQVTESAGLYSPSGYWAGLDGFDVSSLDQGTVKKMFDEIFRVSDIPEKGGVLQSQHGFTKDDIAKLLDPKAEKFSDSLYESAKNSAKAHIEDFSRIYENKLFIALSNSIDSRDIEVGFVVQVGHTIEQISIFIIVINFVISLIILIIMSSIIVSENERNIAIWSILGYSQKEKLMMFFGAFIPFLVAALIISIPIVIAMINVFGSFLLSSSSISLLLSLKWWHVLITSGLMLIIFAVTSISVWISINKMKPVDLLKGK
- the ftsH gene encoding ATP-dependent zinc metalloprotease FtsH, giving the protein MENERKQKIAKIVLWTILSAVILLIITLLLWNRFKPQVRQGNFQDFVNDIVAASKSVDDNTYLAEVKIDGVQDIAKYTFVENGIAKLREVRLGKGIVEKTFILPDKFTIGDKTYSIADLLKHPGADANVLSTQWSTVGLVLEKPNTFARIALSVLPTLLWIIILFWLYRSMMKRSMNMIGAIGDEKNPAQKIKSDKTFKDVAGNKEAVEEIKEIVDYLKNPKKYEIAGARMPHGILLGGPPGTGKTLLAKATAGEANVPFYFISASNFVEMFVGLGAKRVRTVVDEARKNAPAIIFIDELDAIGRTRGSGIGGGHDEREQTLNQLLVEMDGMKDNNGILFFAATNRTDVLDPALTRPGRFDRTITVGLPDVKEREEILNLHAKGKRVSLNVNLAQVAKRTPGYSGAQLENVINEAGLLAVRRDSEIIERDDIDEAIDRVMAGPAKKNRVITKSELTMVAYHEAGHAVVGIKMPGANKVQKITIIPRGQAGGYNLMTPEEEKYNLTKKELIAMITSFMGGRAAEEIIYGKENVSTGASDDLHKATKIARKMVTEWGMSDLGPIQYEQDDGSPFLGRDYLKSAQFSAQVAHEIDIEVRNIITEAEKKAKEIIEENRELHELIKTALLEKETIVAEEIEYIAKNMKLPSESKEEKAENVNLTIDDILDGKSEEKGETM